From the Xylocopa sonorina isolate GNS202 chromosome 9, iyXylSono1_principal, whole genome shotgun sequence genome, the window GCGAACAGTCCTGCGAATATACTGTCACGGTTTAGTTCGAGTATAATATATCACGAAGAAGAACGCGACGTACGCGGACAGAAGACTCGATGCGAGGAGTCGAGTAGGTACGAGACCGTTTACCTGTTCTGGGCGATTTTCCTCAACGTGTCCGGGCTTCGTATCAGCTTGTCCAACGTCTGCGTGAGATTGGCGAACGTCGGACGATGGGTGCGTTCCTTCTGCCAGCAATCGAGCATCAGCTGATAGATCGCCTCGGGACAGTCCATCGGCGCTGGGAGCCTGTATCCTTTCTCGATCGACTTTATCACATCCTGATTAGACCAGTTCCAGTACGGCCGCTCGCCGTAGGACATCAcctcccagcaaacgatccccATGCTCCATACGTCCGACGCGCTGGTGAACTTCCGGAACGCTATCGCTTCGGGAGCTGTCCATCGTACCGGGATCTTTCCACCCTTTTTGCCGGAGTAAACAGTCTTTCAAGATTCGATATTTGAAAGTCTCGATACATGCGACGAGAACGCGAGGGCGTTCTCGTTAAGGGGTTGGTGATATCAGTTGTCGCGCGAAACTCCGTTCGCGCGGCTTTTCCATCCGACTACTTACCCTGGTCGTGTACGCGCCTTCCGTCGCGCTCTCGATCTCCCTGCTCAGCCCAAAGTCGGCGATCTTGCAGACCAACGCGGCGTTCACCAGCACGTTCCTCGCCGCCAGGTCCCGGTGCACGTAGTTCATCTCCGCCAGGTACTGCATACCGCTCGCTATACCGCGCAGCATGCCTACTAGCTGCAGCACCTGGAACTTGCCGTCGTTCGCCCGCAGGAAAGTGTCCAGGCTGCCGTTCTCCATGAATTCGGTGATGATCATCACTGGATTGCTCTTCGTCACGACACCCTGCAGGAATATCACGTTCGGGTGCTCGAACTGGCCCATGATGGACGCTTCGGTGAGGAAATCGTTACGGGCCTTGTCCGCGGAGCCTGGTTTCAGCGTCTTGATCGCCACGTCGATCTCCGTACGGCCATCCGGCGCTACTTTCAGTTTACCGCGACAAACGTCGCCAAACTCGCCGCCACCTGTTCCGGTTACCATCAAACGGTGGACAGAAGAAAAATGGAAAaggaagaatcgttagaaccagGCGAGACCAACCGTTGGTGGTTTTTAAAGCGAAACGGGACGAGACTTTGGTATGTACCTATGATGGCCTCTATCGTGATGTATCCAGCGTCGATCTCTCTGGCGAACTCTCTGACGGCCTGGTTCGGGTCCTCGTACGTGTGAGGGTCGACGTAGCTTCTGGCGCCACCGCCACCGGCACCACCGGCACTGGCCGCTGCGACTCCCACTGCAGGTGTGAACAGCGGCGTGGTCACTGCAACGTCACCAAAACAGAGTTCATTATATTAACACGAGGGTCGGTGTGCTTAATTTTGACGGAATCTCGGAGCGGTACGATTAACAACAGATCGCTCCGTGCCTGAGAGCCGTGTCATCCCGTGAAAACACTCACACAcccttcctcttaaggaaaaaaaaaagaaaaaaaaataacgagATTTTTCAACGTTCAATATAGTGGATAACGCAGAACTAAAATGAAGCTGAAGCTCTTCTAAGCTGCTCTTCGAGGCTCTTAAAATGACAAAATTCTCTATTCAACGCGTGATCGTTTCTATAAGACTGGTCTATCTTGAACGAAATTTCTCTGAAACGTTGTAAACGAAACGAAAAAGTGACAAAATTCCACTATGTTGTAAAAAGATCTAATGTggagaaaaaaatatatatatgacaAGAGGTATGCTAATTTCCATGCCAGCGGTAGAAATACTCTCGCATGCCTAGTACACGCCAAATGATCTCAATTACGATGCATCGGATTGAATGACGTTAGTCGTAGCACCGAGTGCAGAGGATGCTCCGGTCGAATCGAATTACTTCGTCGCCCGTTAATTTACATCCGCGAATGCATCTGCGACGGCTCGCCACTCTAGCCGCGTCGAATTAATTCGAGTTCCACCGAAACATCCACCGTTCCCAGCGCGTCGACGCTCAACTGCATCGTCCGCGGACGATTTTAAGAAGAGATCTGCTGGCTGGCTGAAAAAAAGTAGAACGATGCAATAGAAAGAACACGAGACGTATCGAAGAGCAAAGAGTGTATCTCATGCTATTATTCTATCGTGCTTCTCATCTACGTACAATCcaagagagagatagaaagagagaaagatagagaaaaagaagagagaaagagagagaaaaaggaagaaaaaaacagtaagaaaatagagagagagagagagaaagagagagagagagacatagAGGAAAAGAACGTGGATCGTGGTACGAGCTGTAGAGAATAATTTACAAAGGACAATGTGTTTCTGTGTTCGAGTCTCAGCGAGTGTAACGTGTCGGGGCGCAATCCTCCGGTTCGCAAAATTTCGATCGAGTCTTATTGGGTCTGATTAAGGACTTACGCGAGGACTTGCTCTTGTTGTTGGTGTGGGTTGTCACAATCGGTGAACTGTCCATTTTGCAGTGCACTGTGAACAACACAACAACCAACACACTAATTGACAAACAGCAAACAAAAAGAAGCGGTGTATGTTCTAATGAACAGTTTAATGACGCGAGGCGAGCGAAGGCAGCGTGACGTGAAACAAATGGATGTCTTTTAAGAACGCGTTCGGCTCGTTTTTTTTCTCGATCTTCGTGCAGCTTTCGTCTTTGTCTCCTACGATAATTACACGTACGTGGATCAATAAAAATTGTACGTGTacgtataaaaaaataaaaaaataaagagaACAGAACAAAATGACACACGTTAAAAAAGAACATCAAACAAATGCAATGCTAACGATACACACTGACAACGATATATGCATGCAATGTACAACATatctatatctatatatatgtatagaacGACGGCAAGCACGAagcacgcacacgcacacgcacgtCTTTCGAGTGTACACTGTGTATGTCTGCATGATGGCGAAACGAACGTGAAAGAACGTGCGTGTCGATGCACTAAAAAATTTGGAACGCGTCAAAAGAGATGCACATACAAGGGGGGGTGCAAGATTAGCTACGTAAAACTGAGTTcctagaagagaaaaaaaaaaacttgaGGTGTTGGAGAAGACTTACTGTAGGTCACAACTAGTCCTGTAGTAGCAGGCGATTGTGTACATTGTTTCATTGGGTTTTTTCATGGATTTTTCATGGAGGCAGGTTCGATAGATTAGGGGAATCGCACATGAAAAGAAAGAATCGAAAGAATTTGGTTAGAACGATGGCAATCAGCCGTGTCCGGTATGAATTTTGCACGAAAGCGATCGTCTCTCATCGTATGCATTCTCTTTACTTCCTGGCCAAGCACGGACTTGGGCGACTTTCGTTTCGCACCGTTTTACTTATCTACATCGCCCGTTTTTCTTTCAACGAACCACATTTTCAGTAATCTTTCTTTCGTCAAAGAGAGAAACTTCTAAAAAGAACTGGGTGTTTAGCGACAAGACATTATCATTGGGTACTGTATACGTGACAGGGGTGGTCTGGGGGTCGATACTTGCTGGGTCTAACGGGGTTGGTGAATTCAAATATATACTTATTAGTCACAAGACACGAGGGCGCAGTGAAACAACTATGAAAGTGacaagggggggggggtggtagCGATAATAAACTtataaagaaaagagaaatcgaGCCGACTGGCTAAGGGCAAACGTACCTTCGCCGTTCCTGTACTCCAACGTATCGCAGTCGCTCGGCTGTTTCTTGTTGCATTCGTCCGAGGCCCTGCTGCATCGAAATCATAGAGTCACGCATCAATGGAATCACATCAGTATACGAAGATACGACTCGACTAACTTCGCCGATACCAAGACTTTTCATTCTACACGCGAGATTGTAAGAGCAATTCGTTTACCTTCTCAAAATCAGGACGGtcataataatgataatgacCAGGAGAACTACCACGGCTACGATAGCGCCTGCTATAATCCTCACTTGCATATTGTCGTCCTCCCCGACATAGTCTGAAACGAGATCGAACGAATCGTCCACTGAGAGACTGTGGCTATTTCGCTTCGACTTCGATACGATTCGACAACGAATCCGAGTAATTACCTAGACCCATAGCGTGAGGGGTCTTCTTGTAGACCACCGGCGTGTATTCACCCCAACCTCTGGTCGTCTTCGCTCGCACTTGCACCGCGTAATCGGTCGACGGTTTCAGACCTTTGAAAGTCGCTGATAAGTCGGAGGTTTGGACCATGGTAGCGTTGGTGGCGTCGTCGTAACGCGGATAACACCTCGCTGAAACAACTCGTCGTTAATAACCGGTAGAAAGAAGGGAAGAAACTGGCTATTGGGCCATCAAGAATCTCACCTTCGTATCTCTCGACCAGATCGCTGTCTCCACTGTCGGTCACAGGAGCGTCCCAGCTGATGCTGAGCTCTGTGCTCTTCACGCCTGTGATCCTGACGTTGCTGACCAAACTGGGCACGCTGGCTTCCGTCGTCACGGTGATGTCCACGTACTCGGATTTCCCGGCCAGCGCGGACACGCCGTTCTGGGCGAACACTTGGAAGCGATAGGTGGTGACCGCGTTCAGGCCAGTGATCGTGATCTTCGTGTCGTTGAAGACCTCCTGCTCGAGAGAAACCCGGTCAGTCCAATCGCGTGTCTTAACACGACGCTCTCCAACCGGACGAAACTTACGGTATTGGGAATGTATTTGACACCCGTGCTACAAGCGTCGCAGATCACCTTGTACGTCGTGTCCGTCCTGCCTCCCAGCATGTGCGGTGCGTTCCAGGATAGGATCACCGTCGACTGATCGACAAAGTTCACCGTTAAATTCTGCGGCGCCGACGGTGGCTCTGCAAAAGGCGGAAGAATCATTCGAACACTCtgttcaacctcctcgcacaagATGATTTACAGTAATCGCTGGTCGAACGGAGACTCACGCGTGCATGGCATTTTCTTGGAGTCCTTCTCGGCTCTGAAATAACCCGGGTTGCACCGACACTCCGTGTACGCGTAATCGGAGGACTTACTGTGAGCCGGACAAGCCTCGCAGCTCTGCGATCCCACCTCGTGCTTGAATTTACCGATCGGGCACTCCTTGCATTCCTGTTTCTCGTCGTCAGCCTGGTATCCAGGCTTGCAGTGGCACCCGCCGTTCGGCAGATACCATTTCCCGTCTCCCTTGCAGAGGAAGGTGGGCTGCTCGATCACCACCGCGTTGTCCACGCAGGTACCGATCGTCTGCTCGATCAGCGCGACCTCGCGGCCGGTTGGCGTCGCTGGGAAGTGGGCAAAGTTCACGGAGATCTCCGGGCAGCTGATGTAGTAGACCTTGATGGCCAGGATCGAGATGCAGGCGCCCTGGTCGCGAAACGCGAAGTACACGCCCTTCTTCGTCACGGGTATCGACTTCACCTCCGTGTTTATCACCACCTCCGTGTTCGTGTTGAACCTGCCCTCGCCAGCGGCGATGCGCCCTGCGGATGAAACGCGTCGTGTACTTGGCCGCGTCGAGCCCTTGGCTATGGCCAGGGAAAAGTTTCCGGAACGAGAGCCGGAAGGGTGCGCGTATTTTGGCAAGCTTACCGATCAACTTGTAGCTATCCGTCTCCCACGGTGGCTGCTCCTTGGTGGCCACGTCGAACTCGTAGTAAAGCAGACTGAACGTCTCCTTGCAGCTGAGCGCGTTTCCGGGGAACAACGAGCAGTCGCGGGTCGtgaatttgatttctatgtacaTGCGATTCGCCGGTCCCCTCTCGATGAACGGCGTCCATAGCCAATTGTTCACGTTGTTGTACGCCACGTCGCAGACAACGTAACTCCGCCAATTGATGCCCTTGTCGAAGTTCGTGAACGACTCTTCCACCCACTGGAACAGAAACGAGCACGGGACGATCTTAATTTCCGTAATATGCCCTCGATTAACGGCGAAACACCGCGACCATGACTCTTTCCCTCCTTACATTCTACTCGCGGCCCGTTTAGCCTACGCGTGCGCCCGAATCAACCGAGATGAGATAAACGCTGTTTAAATAACGCGAGACGCCCCCTATCCCCCTTCAGCGGGGGGATCCTCCTTTCAGGAGCGGTTCTCCGGAGCGCCTTCGCCGTCGTGTTTGCCTACGGATTACAGGGCGAGATCCCACCGAGTCAGCATCCACGAAATCAGCTTTGCGCGAACCCTCCCCTCGCAGCTTTCCACCGTGGAGAGAGACGTTTCTTTCCGTTCTCGAACGCTTCAAGGTCTTCCTATTGATTTCGCCCTCCACCACCCTCCCCTGATGATATTTACAGAAACTACGAAGACGGATTACCCGGGCTGCTACGGATTTCCGAACTTCCCAAGAATCCGAGGCTGGCTCGCGCAACGACCAGGAGAGACCCAAGGAAGAAGATCGCGGCGGATGAACAGAGATTTATTCCCCCCAACTCGACCCCTTTCGACGGGGGTGACCGAGGCGCGTTCGATAGAGACGCTTTCTGATCTTTATCGAGCCTCGATCTCTAGACAGCGAAaaagacgagagagagagagagagaaagagagagatgcaGACGGATCCACGGGGGCTGGTCCCCGTgtacgcgcgatccgaggaaccACTTGTCCGTCGACGTTGGACGCGGTATCCTCCCTCGGCAAATGATGAGGCGGAGTGGCCAGGTCGTCGACTTGCGACAAACAGACCGCAAGGAATTACCGGCGCGCGTTACCATTAGTTTTATTGCCCCCCTCGGCTCGAGCTCGTCCCGAGAGAGACCGCAAAAAGTTCCGACCGAGCAAGAAGGacccgtcgtcgccgtcgtcgtcgtcgtcgtcgcggtCCTCGTGGCCATCGTCAGGGTTTCTCCCGTCCTCGACTGActattccctctctctctctctctccctctttcgatACTCGCAATGGAAAGGCTCTACGTAGGTAAGAGAGGCTGTGGAAGAGGGGGAGGGGGGcggagaggggaaaaaaaagcgGGTAGATCGAGAAGGCCAGGCTTCTTACCCAGAAGATTTTCTTGCGGACGTGTTTCCGGCAGGGAGGCCGCAATAAATTCAGCCGTACGGTTACTCGGTAGCACAAAGAGATTATTACGCTGGAAAGATGACGAGCAGGACAGAGGGGGGGATAGGGGATCGAGAAAAAACGATTTCGTTTCGGTGGATGGACGGTTCGAGGGACTCGGCTCGGCGATCTGAAAAATCCACGGCGACCTGTGCGCCGCGTTAACGAATGTGCTTAACCTCCTCAGGGACGAATTCCATTTTTTTCCCTCCGACGAGAACGGAGTTCTGCGTGTAATAACCAGATGAATGGGCTAGATAAGTAATATCGTAATTAACGAGAAACTATGCGTCGTCATTCCTCGAGAGATTAACGATGAACGTGGTCAATCGTAATTATCGTCGAGACAAAACGACTTCGAGCGACTGTTATCCTCTCGAGTCGAGGAATCGTAAAGGACACAGAAGGCGCGAGGCGATATCATCTCGCGGAGACTATTAGCGAGACGAAGGAAACTCCTGTAGACGTCGTTTCGACGCCTACGCGGGTGCTTTATcggctgggaaattgcgttaaATTCCTGGCTCCCCTTAGCCGTCGCCGTCGCTCTGTCTTTCCACGGCGCTTTTACTTCGTTCCTCTGTCGCGAGCCTTCCAGACTGTCGCGTGGCGGAAAAAAGACAGAGCGGGGGCACGCGCGTCGTTAACGCCGCGGAATTTAATTGGATCCCGCCGAGACGTCCTCTTTTAAGGTGCCGCGTGAATTTTTCGGTGGGCCGGATTTCCCAGCGGCGCGATCCTCCCGTGAAATTACTCGCACACCCTGTGCGTGCGTCTACGTGTGCAGGCGGTGAGAACGGGAAGGGAAAGAGTGGAAAAAGAGTGGGAAAGTTAAAAACGAGCACGCTCGACCGACTCTGGGGGTTGTAACGAGGAAAAAGAAGATACGTACACGTACGTATGCACGTATATCGATGTTCAAGGTACTTCTTCAGGCCCTTCCTGGGTGGCGGCGGGCAGAGATTTTAAATGGAATTAATTACGCCACTTAACGTGTTTCGCGCCTCGGGTTCGTTAGCATGCCGCATGCGAGACTGGTAACCAGCCGCCCTCGGGGGTAATTTCGCTCTTTATCGCGTGAACCACCACCGAATTCGTCGGATCCCGCGTTGCGTTCCTCAATTAGTACGCGATCGATCGACAGACGCGATACGAATCCATTAAGATCCGCGGCGTTTCGAAAATCCGGGACGATATACAACGTTCCGTTTCAGGGGTGGACCACCGTGGCTGGCTCGATGCGAGATGACGCGGGACCGCCGCGAAAGTAATTAGAAACAACGGGCTCGCGTCGTCTCGCGTAACGTTCGCGCTTTATCGCGGCTGCGATCGCGTTGGTCCGCGCGAATCGTTCATTAACGGGCTGAGCGCGAAAATATTGTTCAAAAGTATTCCCACTCGGTGTTTTTAATCGACTGGGTAACTAACGACCACCCGATACGCTCGATTCACCTTTGATCGCGTTTATGGGAGAAAAATAACGCAGCTCCGTGTGGCGATCGACGATTACATTTCACGCTTCGATCGACTCGATCTTAATACTAACATTAACGGACGATCAATTTATTACACTGGACTTACTAACAACCTTCGAAACTAACTTTCCACGTGTATCTCAAATTGCAACAGAGTTAATTCTCTCGTCGATCTCGTTCTCAATGATCGCAGATCGACCCGCTGAAAGATATAACCAGCGACTTACCACAAAACGAACGATTTTAGAGGAAACAAATCGGAAGAATACCGCGTGGTACGTTGACCCGCGCGAAAGAACCTGCGACGAGCGAAAAGGGGTGAGAGGTGAAAGATAAAGAGCTTCGTTCCGCCTGGTTATTCGTCGCTCTCCTCACCCCGTGTAACGACGAAGCTCACCCATCCTCGATAAAGAGTAACGCGCGCTGCTCGAGCAGGACATCAAAGCCGTCGATTTGTCGGGAACGGAGTACGAGAGTACACCTGGAGGAACAGGGTCCTCTCAGCGGTTTCTATTTCCTCGTGGATCAACCGGCGCTGGTAAATAGATACGAGCCATCGGTTTCGAAATAAAGCCAATAAGCTCCAGCGGAGCGAGCAAGCGGGGGCAGAGGCACGAGTAGTCTTCCGCGGCGGATAGAACGAGGAGGGATAGGAGTTCGGCTTGCCTCCCTTATCCCATGGCTAGGAGAGGTTCCCTCGAACGGCGGCCCGTAATATTGCCACCATAATCGCAATTCCGATGGTGTAGCTCCGTTCGAGCGGGGCGCAGCCAGCCTGGCTGGGAAGACTTAGGGGGTTACGTGGGGTGGACGAACTTTCAGTCTAGCGGAGGGCTTGCGGATCTTAATATATATTGAGCTCTCGTGCGCCACCCCTCGCCCTTGGGGTTGCAACGGGGTGAGGGCGCGCGGCTGGCCTCTCTCTTCTTCCTCCCAGTCTACGTGCACCACGTTCTACCGGCCGTTTCATAGAGGAACGCGCTGCGTTACCACCCCGAGGGCGCGGGGGTACGCGCGAGTCGCCGCGGCGGAATCGCGAAAGTTAAATTAACTCCGGGGGCTGGTTGCGCGACTCGCGAGGGATCCGATCGACCACACCGAGCGTCTATCTATCGGCAGTTACGGTTTTTTCTTTGTCGAGCAGTGGATCGCTTCGTCGAGCCACTTTGCTCGGCAGGTATGCCGGTGATTATGCGGGCTCGTTTAACCAGGCGCCTGGTTTTTGGCTTCTTGTTGGACCGCTGGATCTATCCAGCCGGTTTTAAATCTGCGAGCAACGTCGAGCTACTTTCGCGGATTTCGAAACGTCTTCAAAAGAGAGCAACTGGTAGGATCATCGAAAGCGAGCAACAAGCGACGATGTTTGTTGCTATAGAGAAAACAGAGCGACTAAGAAGGAAGAGGCTTAGGTAATAAGCGGTGGCTTTTGCGTGGTACGCGAAGCATCACGAAAAGGAAACATCCCTTAGCTTAAGGGAGCAAAACTGAGCGGGTTTTTCGCTCCTCTTTCCGTGGAGACTATAGCAGAGAGGGATAGGACGAAGGGAGGGTCGCTCGAGCAAGCGCGCATATGTGTGCGTCCGAACGAGCTGACCAACCCTCGTACACTGTAAGGGTGGTTACGTCGCGCGCCAATCGCAAACTTTATGTAGCCGTTTATTCGGCACCCTTGGTCTGATATCGCGGCGCCTTCGAATGGGGAAAGTAGGTGGAAACaccatttaaggagcatttccaCGGATCCCGGGCGTTAACTGAGATTTTTCTTCCCGGGGACCGCGCGACGCGTATATACGAGCGCGAAGGGAGGGAAATATCGAGGCGAGAGAAGAGGGAGAGCACGATCGGGCGAGAATTTATTTCTGGATTATTCGTCGGGGGATCGCGCGTCCCGGGATAGGACAAATCGTTCTCTTACCCGGGATCGGGAGTGTCGCGAGGTAATTTTCAGCCGCCAGATTTACGATCGGAAGATCGACTACCGACGGGGGCGGCAGTCGCTGCGAAAATTTGATTACGCCCGATAGAAAAATTGCCGATAATCTCGTCAAATTCCAGCGGGGAAGGCTGGCGACGCCCACCGTTGGAATTTGTTGCCAAGTCGACCTCGACGCGAAAACGATGCTTCTTATCAAACGGTGACAGTTATCGCGAACGCTGAATTAGCAGAAGCGAGAAACAGTGCGATATGAAAGCGAGAAAACGAAAGGCGCGACTAAGAGGAACGAGAGAgactcgaacgaagagacggcAGAGTCTGTCGAACGGATTTGTCTCGCGATCGGATGACAGCAACGACTCGTTTATCGATATTCACCCATCCATAATGAGCCTAACCGGCGTCGTAATATTTCGAGTTAACACGGCGTGTCGTCAGTGTCGCGTGTCGCTCGAAGGGATGAACGCGCCAATGACCGTCGCCCCTGACGAGACGACGCGTCACGGCTGTAACAAGAAGGGCTGCCTCGGTCACACGGGGGCTGAAAACCGTGCTAAGTCCGAGCAGAGACTTTTCAACGAACTCTCGACTTTTTGGCTTCTCGcgttctccctctccctctctctttcccaAGAAATTGCCCGTCGATTCCCCCACGTTCTCGGGAACGCGATCTACCCCGAGGTCGGAAACTGCCAGCAGACAGACAGTCAGACAGACGCAGAGACAGCGCGAGCCCAATAAGAGGAGCGGAGGAGAGACCAACAAGAAGACGAAACTCGCGAACCATCCAGCGGCGCGAGTTGCGCCGAGTTTCGGGAGTGTGAATGGGGTCTGGTCCAAAGATACACCGGGAGCGATATCCCGGTGCTATTTCGAGTCGACTGTAAGGCGAGTGTCGGCGCGCAAGGGGCGTAGCCGGGCAATGATCGTGGCGAGGAGACGGAGCCGGCACGTCGCGTCTGTTACGGGCCACGGCTGCAAACGAGCCACCGATCGGACGCGGTACCAAATTGCGGATCGTTCTGCATACCCGATGTAATTTTTCCACCCCGCGTTCGATGATTGCATTGGGGTGCGCGGGCGAGGCCGATCTTATGCTAATCCGCGAAGGGAGCCGAGGAAAGGAGCAAACGATCGTTCCCTCTCTCCGTCCCTTCCGAGCGGGCCTTCATAAAATCGTCACGAATTAGCCCCCGAAGGGAGGGTCAATCCGAAGGGGGTTGGGTTTAATATCGAAAGACCTGGCCGGCTGCGTGTAGCCCTCGACGCACGCCCCTGGAACCTGTCAGTTTGACGTATCGCAGTCGCGGGAATCCATTATACAGTCAATTACTCGTCGTGACAGGGAACGCGCGGAGCGAACGCGGCATCTGACGCCATCGAGCGCGCCCAATAGTCGAACGAGGGACCCACCAGCGGCCGCGTCCACCGGCAAATTCAACGGGACAACGTTCCTCGAGTTTCCCGCGGCACGTCGACTAAAGTTAGGCACACCGGACGTGACTACGACCCTCCTCCCCGATCGGGCCGCGAATCTTCAGGAATGGCCGCCAGGAATTTCGCAGGGGCCACCGCGTCGTACGAATCGACGAGCGATTCGAAGGGCGGAACGGGGTGGAGGGACGCTCGTCGAGTGCGTTAATTAAAATTCGCGGCTCCGCCGGGGGATCCCAATAAAGTGGACGAAATATCGGCGCACCGCTGGGGCCGGACCGTGGAGAGGGCCGGGCAATTTTTTCGACGGCTCTCCTCACGGCAGGTTGCACGCTGCGAGCCGGAAGTCACGATCGAACCTCGTTAACCGTTTGAATTGGTTAGCGGGGCACCGTCTCGGCGCGTGCACGAGTGGCTTCGCCGGCATTTGCATGCGATATTTGGATACAATAATCGTGGTCCTCGCGTGACGAACACGTCCAGATGGTACGCGGCGGGACGATCTTCACCTGTCTACGAACGGCATTGCTGTGACCATTGTTCGCGGTCCCGTCCTCCCTCTTGCGCGGCCGACCTTTGACGCCGTGAGTTATTTCTGTGGGATCGCCTCTCGATTGCGACGAAATATCACCTCGCAAACCGTGCACGGTGTCTCTCTTTCGTTCGCTGGTTCGTATCGAAGACAAACGTGGCTGAACGGCGAAGATCCCGTATCTACCGCCCGCTGGATAGCCAGCTCGACGAGAttatgaaattaaaaatacaatTTCCCGGATAACCGAGGCGTTTCCACCCTCCCCTGGTCAAATATTTTTTCAGAGGCTTAGCTTCGGCGAACAATGCCGTCTTGGAGAGATATCGCGCTGGAGAGCGCTAGGTATAAGCCGTAAAAAGAATGGAAAaataagagaaagaaagagaagtgCTACAGTAGGAGGGTGGACGGGGGTTGGTGAAAAAGCCGACGAAGTTAGGAACGGGCGACGTCGACGAGCGAGGCGCACCGCCGCCCGCGACCATCCCTTTTCCCCGGGCCAGAGAAATTGAGTTTCGGAGTTCGCTTCGACCCCCTCTGGGGGTGGCGAACTCACCTCGCGGCCCGTACGACGCCGCGCGCTTCCTCCCAGGCTACGCGCCACCTTTATCGCAGTAATGAAACTGTGTTTATGATAATCCAACAATGGAACAATGTGGGTAACGACCGAGGGGCAACGGGGCGTAGTCACAATGGCCCGCGGCTAGGCGGCCTCTCACCTAGGAAGAAAGCCGATGGATGGAAAGTAGGGGGATGCGAAAGGGAGCGAGACCTTGACGGAAGAGGGTCCCACCGCTCTATGGTCAGGGTTTTCGGCTCCCGAATCTTAATTAGGAATTTCACGAGGGCTCCAGCGCAGCGTCCACGCTCTATGGAAACGACAGAGGGCACGCAGTGGGGAGGGAAGAGTCGAAAAAAGGAGGAGGAATAACGTCGTCCCGCGGCACCCTGTTCGATCGCCGCTAAGATAAGACGTTCGGAGATAGCGCGGCTGGGAAGGGGGAAACGGAGAAGGGTTCATCCCGATGCTGGTTTCTTTGTTTTTCGCATTGTCCCAGTGCGCGCTCGAAAGGCTCGCAGCGCAGGGGACGACTCTGATAATGCGTAGGAACCGTGCCGTTGCTGTTTCCGAGAAATCGTCCGGAGGAACAAAGGCGCGCC encodes:
- the Eph gene encoding eph receptor tyrosine kinase isoform X11, which produces MAPFNMAGVAGLLATCAAAAASAAHLLPLLLLLICPRGTHAEQVVLLDTTQEEKLEWTKYPFGTEANTPGWVEESFTNFDKGINWRSYVVCDVAYNNVNNWLWTPFIERGPANRMYIEIKFTTRDCSLFPGNALSCKETFSLLYYEFDVATKEQPPWETDSYKLIGRIAAGEGRFNTNTEVVINTEVKSIPVTKKGVYFAFRDQGACISILAIKVYYISCPEISVNFAHFPATPTGREVALIEQTIGTCVDNAVVIEQPTFLCKGDGKWYLPNGGCHCKPGYQADDEKQECKECPIGKFKHEVGSQSCEACPAHSKSSDYAYTECRCNPGYFRAEKDSKKMPCTQPPSAPQNLTVNFVDQSTVILSWNAPHMLGGRTDTTYKVICDACSTGVKYIPNTEVFNDTKITITGLNAVTTYRFQVFAQNGVSALAGKSEYVDITVTTEASVPSLVSNVRITGVKSTELSISWDAPVTDSGDSDLVERYEARCYPRYDDATNATMVQTSDLSATFKGLKPSTDYAVQVRAKTTRGWGEYTPVVYKKTPHAMGLDYVGEDDNMQVRIIAGAIVAVVVLLVIIIIMTVLILRSRASDECNKKQPSDCDTLEYRNGEGLVVTYMHCKMDSSPIVTTHTNNKSKSSLTTPLFTPAVGVAAASAGGAGGGGARSYVDPHTYEDPNQAVREFAREIDAGYITIEAIIGGGEFGDVCRGKLKVAPDGRTEIDVAIKTLKPGSADKARNDFLTEASIMGQFEHPNVIFLQGVVTKSNPVMIITEFMENGSLDTFLRANDGKFQVLQLVGMLRGIASGMQYLAEMNYVHRDLAARNVLVNAALVCKIADFGLSREIESATEGAYTTRTVYSGKKGGKIPVRWTAPEAIAFRKFTSASDVWSMGIVCWEVMSYGERPYWNWSNQDVIKSIEKGYRLPAPMDCPEAIYQLMLDCWQKERTHRPTFANLTQTLDKLIRSPDTLRKIAQNRGTNPLAPDAVDLTQLTSVSEWLASIKMSRYAESFESSGVTTLEAAARVTVQELTALGVTLVGHQKKIMNSVTALRAQLSATSQGFLV
- the Eph gene encoding eph receptor tyrosine kinase isoform X1, producing the protein MAPFNMAGVAGLLATCAAAAASAAHLLPLLLLLICPRGTHAEQVVLLDTTQEEKLEWTKYPFGTEANTPGWVEESFTNFDKGINWRSYVVCDVAYNNVNNWLWTPFIERGPANRMYIEIKFTTRDCSLFPGNALSCKETFSLLYYEFDVATKEQPPWETDSYKLIGRIAAGEGRFNTNTEVVINTEVKSIPVTKKGVYFAFRDQGACISILAIKVYYISCPEISVNFAHFPATPTGREVALIEQTIGTCVDNAVVIEQPTFLCKGDGKWYLPNGGCHCKPGYQADDEKQECKECPIGKFKHEVGSQSCEACPAHSKSSDYAYTECRCNPGYFRAEKDSKKMPCTQPPSAPQNLTVNFVDQSTVILSWNAPHMLGGRTDTTYKVICDACSTGVKYIPNTEVFNDTKITITGLNAVTTYRFQVFAQNGVSALAGKSEYVDITVTTEASVPSLVSNVRITGVKSTELSISWDAPVTDSGDSDLVERYEARCYPRYDDATNATMVQTSDLSATFKGLKPSTDYAVQVRAKTTRGWGEYTPVVYKKTPHAMGLDYVGEDDNMQVRIIAGAIVAVVVLLVIIIIMTVLILRSRASDECNKKQPSDCDTLEYRNGEGLVVTYMHCKMDSSPIVTTHTNNKSKSSLTTPLFTPAVGVAAASAGGAGGGGARSYVDPHTYEDPNQAVREFAREIDAGYITIEAIIGGGEFGDVCRGKLKVAPDGRTEIDVAIKTLKPGSADKARNDFLTEASIMGQFEHPNVIFLQGVVTKSNPVMIITEFMENGSLDTFLRANDGKFQVLQLVGMLRGIASGMQYLAEMNYVHRDLAARNVLVNAALVCKIADFGLSREIESATEGAYTTRTVYSGKKGGKIPVRWTAPEAIAFRKFTSASDVWSMGIVCWEVMSYGERPYWNWSNQDVIKSIEKGYRLPAPMDCPEAIYQLMLDCWQKERTHRPTFANLTQTLDKLIRSPDTLRKIAQNRIRERGAPPPPPPASSTSSNVHLRKRGTNPLAPDAVDLTQLTSVSEWLASIKMSRYAESFESSGVTTLEAAARVTVQELTALGVTLVGHQKKIMNSVTALRAQLSATSQGFLV